From Aristaeella lactis, the proteins below share one genomic window:
- a CDS encoding phosphodiester glycosidase family protein, with product MLRKTLPCFLVLLLLLLALSGCALAETAPAADTTAEFNGMSFPLDAEYISLGDTVVQDFDAFEAFLDRFTGLKQVDMWETKMPAAMCDRLAARYPGMKWGWTMVLQGKDHQHLIRTDYTSWSTLHNNTTSHHNSEDFSILRYCWNLMALDVGHNSVTDLEFLRDLPNLRVLIVACNQVTDISPLADLKNLEYAELFKNKIKDLSPLSGLDHLLDLNICFNFVEDYDPLQNLKSLKRLWIYSSRVPNQSPPDNIVRFLKESLPDTQVDSTHYSTAGTWRFLYGNTRHPHYDAIVRMFGEDHLHPHYEYIPFEDSFPLTEEAPAAAPEASAEEPAETPVPEPEATPAPADEPTPVPAEPRTDYLLPIDFTPGKDPSPEGYTENGYSDSTIQVTVDSGLFEDCVYWVADIHIKDASQLRTMSATDNGSFERNAQRRPEALAERSKAVVALNGDYYDSTERKSRGFILRQGTLFRNNLDEPGPWDARFMDVLLIDSNGDFHIVYQPVKDAVITVPDNGTILNSFSFGPALVDNGELIEDFQGADRWINMAADEYRQRICICQAGPLHYKVICCAGPYKGNTGMTIAQFARLVKTQDVLVAYNLDGGDSTWLYFKGAKVNDLGSTGRKLMDIIYFASAE from the coding sequence ATGCTTCGTAAAACGCTTCCCTGTTTCCTGGTGCTGCTTCTGCTGCTGCTTGCCTTATCCGGCTGTGCCCTGGCGGAAACCGCGCCCGCGGCGGACACCACCGCTGAATTCAACGGGATGTCCTTCCCCCTGGATGCTGAGTACATCAGCCTTGGGGATACCGTCGTACAGGATTTTGACGCGTTCGAAGCCTTCCTGGACCGTTTTACCGGACTGAAGCAGGTTGATATGTGGGAAACCAAAATGCCTGCTGCCATGTGCGACCGCCTGGCTGCCCGCTACCCCGGCATGAAATGGGGCTGGACCATGGTACTGCAGGGCAAAGACCACCAGCACCTGATCCGCACCGACTATACATCCTGGTCCACACTGCATAACAACACCACTTCCCACCATAACAGCGAAGACTTCTCCATCCTCCGCTACTGCTGGAACCTGATGGCCCTGGACGTGGGCCACAACAGCGTCACAGATCTGGAGTTCCTCCGGGATCTTCCGAACCTCCGTGTGCTGATCGTTGCCTGCAACCAGGTTACGGACATTTCTCCCCTTGCGGACCTGAAAAACCTGGAATACGCGGAACTGTTCAAGAATAAGATCAAGGACCTGAGCCCCCTGTCCGGGCTGGATCATCTCCTGGACCTGAACATCTGCTTCAATTTTGTGGAGGATTATGATCCCCTGCAGAACCTGAAGAGCCTGAAGCGCCTCTGGATCTATTCCAGCCGCGTTCCGAACCAGTCCCCGCCGGACAACATCGTCCGTTTCCTGAAGGAATCCCTGCCCGATACGCAGGTGGACTCCACCCATTATTCCACCGCAGGAACCTGGAGGTTCCTTTACGGCAATACCCGCCATCCGCATTACGATGCCATTGTTCGGATGTTCGGAGAGGATCATCTCCATCCGCATTATGAATACATTCCTTTCGAGGACAGCTTCCCTCTGACGGAAGAAGCGCCTGCCGCCGCACCGGAAGCATCCGCTGAGGAACCGGCTGAAACGCCCGTTCCCGAACCGGAAGCGACCCCTGCTCCGGCTGATGAACCCACTCCCGTGCCGGCCGAACCCAGGACGGATTACCTGCTCCCCATTGACTTCACACCCGGTAAGGATCCTTCTCCCGAAGGCTATACCGAAAACGGCTACTCCGACTCCACCATCCAGGTGACAGTTGATTCCGGGCTCTTTGAAGACTGTGTTTACTGGGTCGCGGATATCCATATTAAGGACGCCTCCCAGCTGCGCACCATGTCCGCCACGGATAACGGTTCTTTTGAAAGAAATGCCCAGCGCCGTCCGGAAGCGCTCGCCGAGCGTTCCAAAGCCGTTGTCGCGCTGAACGGCGATTACTATGACAGCACAGAGCGGAAATCCCGCGGCTTTATCCTCCGGCAGGGCACCCTGTTCCGGAATAACCTGGATGAGCCCGGCCCCTGGGATGCCCGCTTCATGGATGTACTTCTCATCGACAGCAACGGTGATTTCCATATCGTCTACCAGCCCGTGAAAGACGCGGTTATCACCGTACCGGATAACGGAACCATCCTGAACTCCTTCTCCTTCGGTCCCGCCCTGGTTGACAACGGCGAACTGATTGAGGATTTCCAGGGAGCCGACCGCTGGATCAACATGGCCGCGGATGAATACCGTCAGCGGATCTGCATCTGCCAGGCCGGGCCGCTCCACTACAAAGTCATCTGCTGTGCCGGTCCCTACAAAGGCAACACCGGCATGACCATTGCCCAGTTTGCCCGCCTCGTCAAAACCCAGGATGTCCTCGTCGCCTATAACCTGGACGGCGGAGATTCCACCTGGCTCTATTTCAAGGGTGCCAAGGTCAATGACCTGGGAAGCACAGGCCGCAAGCTGATGGATATCATCTATTTCGCCTCGGCGGAATAA
- a CDS encoding DUF6273 domain-containing protein yields MSHGLHRSFLLRLMLLFLCIMTVIPACVSAETALRGYTQEDGYVYVSLGQYPQTADGQVQPVLWRVLAADDEKCILLSEYILFARCMNASLTAYRDEFKGDFSRTDLCTYLNTVFLQDTFTEDEAAMLLPLEGVGKVFLPSVDELKNKSYGLGETLVGSENVKKILANPGLRAWGTEWAIRNNGYDPAEYTDLKKKYEGSSRKEMPLKELRLFEYSNGKGKHSPYWTRDASASDGRQARCTKATGGIGRLEVGRDNLGARPMIYLAQGSYTVTSGTGSMDDPCIIVRKGE; encoded by the coding sequence GTGAGCCATGGTTTGCACCGCTCTTTTCTCCTTCGTCTGATGCTTCTTTTCCTCTGTATTATGACCGTCATTCCCGCCTGTGTTTCCGCCGAGACAGCGCTTCGCGGATACACCCAGGAGGACGGATATGTCTACGTTTCCCTGGGGCAGTATCCCCAGACGGCAGACGGGCAGGTCCAGCCGGTCCTCTGGCGTGTGCTGGCCGCGGATGATGAGAAGTGCATCCTGCTGAGCGAATATATCCTCTTTGCCCGCTGCATGAACGCAAGCCTGACCGCCTACCGGGATGAGTTCAAAGGGGATTTCAGCCGCACAGACCTGTGCACCTACCTCAACACCGTTTTCCTCCAGGACACTTTCACCGAAGATGAAGCCGCCATGCTGCTTCCCCTGGAAGGTGTCGGGAAGGTCTTCCTGCCCAGTGTGGACGAGCTCAAAAACAAAAGCTACGGCCTGGGCGAAACGCTGGTGGGTTCGGAAAATGTCAAAAAGATCCTGGCCAATCCCGGCCTTCGTGCCTGGGGTACCGAATGGGCCATCCGGAACAACGGATATGACCCGGCCGAATATACGGACCTGAAAAAGAAATACGAAGGTTCTTCCAGAAAGGAAATGCCGCTGAAGGAACTGCGCCTGTTTGAATACAGCAACGGCAAAGGCAAACACAGCCCCTACTGGACCCGCGATGCTTCCGCGTCCGACGGCCGCCAGGCACGCTGCACCAAAGCCACCGGCGGCATCGGCCGCCTGGAGGTCGGCCGGGACAATCTCGGCGCAAGGCCGATGATTTACCTGGCCCAGGGTTCCTATACTGTCACCTCCGGCACCGGCTCCATGGATGACCCCTGTATCATTGTCAGAAAGGGCGAATAA